CCCCAACCTGATCCGAGTGCTATTGGAGCGAGGCTACAGCGACCCGGAGATCGAGAAGATCTGCTCCGGCAACGTGTTCAGGGTGTGGGAAGCCGTGGAAAAGCACGCGGCTGCAGCCACCCCGGGCTAGCACGATTCGCAGGCTCGCCGCACCGTCGACAGTTTTTTCGCTGCCGGCAAATCCTCCCAGCCCCGAGCGGACATGACGGGAGCATCAGCTTGGAGGTTTTGAACATGCGATTTTCGAATCTTACCCTTTCGGTCCTCCTGGGAGCCGGGCTTCTCGTTGCGTGTAGCGATGACGCTCACGATCTCGGTGGCACTGATGGCGGGGCGACGGGCGGAAGCGCCGGGACCAGTGGGTCCGGCGGCAGCTCGGGCAGCTCGGGCTCTGCAGGCCACGCGGGCAGCTCCGGCTCGGCAGGTAGCGGAGGCTCCACGAGCGCATGCGAACAGGCGGGCGGAACCGTGTCCGACGCCGAGTGCTGTACTTCGACGCCGGACTTCCCGAACACCTGCCTCGTCGGCGCTTGCGGCTGCGGTCCAGGATCGACGCATACTGTCAAGGTCTGCCAATGCCCCGCGAGCACTTGCTGGGACGGAAGCGATTGTGTGGGCTCAGGCACGGGTGGAGCCGGCGGCTCAGCGGGTAGCGGAGGCAACGCCGGGAGCGCGGGAACCGGCGGTGGCGGTGGCGTAGCGAGTAGCTGTGTCGCCTCCGGCGGCAAGATCACCAGCGGTCTGTGCTGCGCGGGCGGTGGCGACTTCCCCAACAGTTGCTCAACGGGCGCTTGCGGTTGCAGTCCGAGCAACAGTAAGACCGTGCAGAAGTGTGAATGCCCCCAGGGAAAGTGTTTCGACGGCAGTCAGTGCATCTGAGTTCGGGGCAAGGCGCGGGGTGATGAACGCCCCGCGCCTGCAACGACTCGCGGTAGCCCTCGTGACCTTGGCGTGGGCGATGGCGTCGCAGCCTGCGCTCGCGGCTCCGTCGCAGCCTGCCCTCGCGGCTCCGTCGCAAGGCGACCACAGCTACCGGGTGGACTATCGCGCAGCAGAGAGCTGCCCGGATCGCGAAGCGTTCACCAAGGAGGTGGCGCGACGGAGCCGCCGTGCCCAGGTGGTGGCCACGGGTGGTGCGTTGCGCGCAACCGTCAGCATCGAGGCGTCTCCTTGGCGCGGCACTCTGTCCTACGAAGGCCGAGACGGGAGTGGGCAGCGCAGCGTCGAGGGCGAAGAGTGCGACGAGGTCGTGTCGGCACTGGCATTGATGTTGGCGCTGTTGGTCGATCCCGACGCCGAGCTTCCGTCGCCAACAAAGAGCGAAGCTGCTCCGGAACCCATGCCACCTACAGTGGGACCGCCGCCCAGGATTCGTCGCCCCGCGCCTCCGCGGCGCAGCGTACATCCCTTCCTGGCTGTGCGCGGCGGCACCATGCGCGGGGTCGGTGACGGCTACGCGCCGCAACTCGCTGCCGGTTTGGGCGCGTTCTTCGCTTCGTGGCCCGGGATGTGGCCAGGTGTGCGGGTCGACGCGCTGCTTGCGCGCGGAGACGCCGACAACGCCGCGGGCTCGGCCCACTTCGATTGGATGGCGCTGCGAGCGGCGGCCTGCGCACGGCACCCTTTGGATCGCGCGTTCGCGGTGCAGGAATGCCTGACCTTCGAGGGGGGGCGATTGACGGGAGAAGGCTCCAACATCGACGCTCCGCGCACCGCCACGGCTCCATGGTTGGGCCCCGGGGGACAGCTCGCCTTCGCGGTGGCTCCGCTGCGACCCCTGCGTATCTTGGCCGAAGCAGGCGCGACAGTGATGCTGACCCGAGACAGCTTCTACTTCCGCCCGGCTGAAGTCGTTCATCGCATCGCGCCGGTGATTCCGCATTTCGGGTTGGCGTTGGAGGCAGAGCTGTGACCGCGGTCGCGCGCGCAGTGACGGCGGCGGCGCCCACGAGTGACCGCATCGCAGAGCTATTCCGACAGCACTACGCCTGGGTTTGGCGCTTGATTCGGCGACTGGGCGTGGACCCTGGCCAGGTCGACGACGTGGCGCAGCAGGTATTCCTGATCGCCAACGACAAGTTGCCTCAAATCGAGCCCGGACGGGAGCGTGCGTTTCTCGCTGCGGTCGCGCAGCGAACCAGTGCCAACGCGCGCCGGGGTCTCGGACGTCGCAAGGACACAGCCGACGAAAGCGAAATCGCGCGCTCCAGCAGCGACGGCACACCCGAGCAACTGCTGGACTGGAAGCAGCGACGCGCAACCCTCGATACCTGGCTCGATGCGCTGCCCGAGAGTCTTCGCACTCCCTTCGTGCTCTTCGAGCTCGAGGGTCATTCGCTACAGGAGATCGCGGAGATCCTGGAGCAGCCTGTGGGTACGGTGAAGACGCGCCTTCGTCGCGCTCGCGCGCTCTTCGTCGAAGCAGCCGGACTAGCGCAAGGCGGAGGAGAACCATGACCCAAGAGCTCGAACCGCTGTTCCGAAGTCACCCTGACGCCTCCCTGCGCGACGTCTTGGAAAGCGCGCGAAACGACGGCCCGTCGACAGAGCAACTGCGCAGTGCCGCAGTGGCGCTCGGCATCGGCGCGACGACCGTCGCGGCGGGCGCCGTCGCAACGCAGTCCATCGCACCTGCCGCCAAGAGCGGGCTCACGCTCATCGTGCTCAAATGGTTTGGGTCGGGCGTCATCGCCGGCCTGGTGACCGCCGGGTCCGTGTCCTACGTCGTCGGGACGGGCAACGACACAGCCGTGAGCGCGACTCAGCGCCCAGCGCCCGAGTCCGAAAAGCCCGCGCGGGCTGCCGCACCGGCACCCACGGTTGTGACGCCGACGACGCTGGCGACAGCATCAGCAGACCCAGCCAAAGTTGTCGCTGCACCCGCAGGGATGGAAGCGAACGAAGGCGCCCCCCTGGCGGCACCGAGCGCAGAGGCCGTCGCGGCGTTCGCCGATCCAGCGGCTCAACTGCGCGCGGAAACGGCGTTGCTGGACCAGGTCAGAAGCGCGCTCAGCTCCGGTGCCGGATCGCGGGCCCTGGACCTACTGGACGAGTACCGGCAACGCTTCGCCTCGCCTCGCCTCGGCCCTGAAGCCACGATGCTGCGGGCGCGCGCACTGATCGCAGCGGGACGAAACGCGGAGGCACGAAGCTTCGTGCAAGCGCTGCTGAAGCGCTCTCCCACCCATCCGCACGCCCAGCGCTTGCGTCACCTGGTGGGGCTGGCCCCGACACCAGCCCGAAACGGCGTCGAACTCAGCGCAGGTTCCACCATTCCCACGTCCTCCGCTACACCTGCGTCGCAGGCTGCTCCGCCTACGGCGTCATTCTGAGAACCGGATGGCGTGCGTGTGTGACCCGCGTGCGGGCCGCCTGGGCGGTGGCAACGGCTGCCAACGCATTCTCGCCGACCCAGTTCGCGCCCAGAGCACTCCTGAACGCCAGCTGGACGTACCGAAACCCGACTTCAGCCCTCGGCGCGCACTCGTTTGAAGTGATTGATGAGTCCATTGGTGGACGCGTCGTGGCTCGTCACAGGCTCGTCCCCAGCGAGCTCGGGCAGGATTGCTTTGGCAAGTTGCTTACCAAGCTCCACGCCCCATTGATCGAAGCTGTTGATGTTCCAGATCACGCCTTGCACGAAGATCTTGTGCTCGTAGAGCGCGATCAGAGCACCCAGGGTGCGGGGACTGACGCGGTCCAACAAGAAAGAACTCGTCGGTCGGTCTCCCGGGAACACGCGATGAGTTGCCAAGGCTTGCACTTCCGCGTCGGGCAGCCCTTGAGCCTTCAGCTCCGCCTCGGCTCGCGCGCGCGTCTTGCCTCGCATGAGCGCTTCGGTTTGCGCGAAGAAGTTGGACAACAAGATGTCATGGTGCGGGGGCAGCGGGTTGTGCGAGTGCACTGGCGCGATGAAGTCCGCCGGCACGAGGCGCGTACCTTGGTGAATCAGCTGGTAGAACGCATGCTGCCCGTTGGTTCCGGGCTCACCGAACACGATGGGGCCCGTCGTGTAGTCCTCGATCGGCTGACCGTCTCGGGTCACGCGCTTGCCGTTGCTCTCCATGTCGCCCTGCTGAAAGTAGGCAGCGAAGCGATGCAGATATTGGTCGTAGGGGAGGATGGCGTGAGCCGTGGCCCCCCAGAAGTTGCCGTACCAAACGCCGAGCAGCGCCATCAGTACGGGGATGTTCCGTTCGAGAGGCGCCGACTCGAAGTGCAGGTCGGCCTCGTGAGCTCCCTGCAGCAGCTGCTCGAAGGCGTCGCTGCCGATGGCGCACGCGATCGGTAGGCCAATGGCGGACCACAGCGAAAAGCGTCCGCCCACCCAGTCCCAGAACTCGAACATGTTGTCGGGGTCGATGCCGAAGGCGCGCACCGCTTCGGTGTTGGTGGACAGCGCTACGAAGTGCTTGGCCACAGCGTCCTCACCGAGTGCCTCGACCAACAAGTGGCGGGCCGAGTGGGCGTTGGTCAGCGTTTCTTGAGTCGTGAAGGTCTTGGAGGCAACGCAGAAGAGGGTCTCGTCCAGGTCGAGACCGCGCAGTGCTTCCAGCAAATGAGTCGCGTCCACGTTGGACACGAAGCGAACGTCGATGTCCGGTCGGTGATAGGGCCGCAGCGCCTCGCTGACCATCATGGGCCCGAGATCCGAGCCACCAATGCCGATGTTGACGACGTGGCGGATTCGCCTGCCGCTAGCGCCGCGCCAGGTTCCGTCATGAAGCTGCGTGACGAATCGCCGCATGCGGGCGCGCACGGCTCGAACCTGCGGCATCACGTCGTGTCCGTCCACCAGCATTGGGCGCTCGCTCATGTTGCGCAACGCCACGTGGAGCACCGCGCGCCCCTCGGTGGAATTGATCTTCTCTCCAGCGAACATTCGCTGGCGCGCAGTTTCGACGCCTTGTTGCTCTGCCAGCGCGCGTAACAACTCGAGGGTGTGCTCGGTTACGCGATGCTTCGAGTAGTCGAACAGCAACGTCCCCAGTTGCGCGCTGAATTTCTCGAAGCGCTTGGGGTCTTGGGCGAACAGCTCACGTAGCGGAACTTTCGCCAGTTCCGTCTGGTGCGAGAGCAGGGCACGGAAGGCCAGTGAGTCGGTGAAAGCACTCATACCGGGCATGGTACTCGCCAAGCGAGCGTGCGGGTGACTCAAGCGACGCTGCATGTCAGTGCGCAAGCTCAGGTAGAGAGCACGCCACGACCCTCCGTCGGCATTTGTGCTACGGATGCATCGAGCGTCAGGACATGGGGCAATACCGGGCCAGGGACCTGCTCTTACCGCCCAGTTGGGTGAGCCTGCTTCGCGTGCCCCTTGCCATCGCATTTCCGTGGGCCGTAGCGCAGCCGCCGCTAGCCCTTGGTATCGTGGCGCTGGCCGCCATCAGCGACGTGCTGGATGGCTACCTGGCGCGACGACTGGGACAGGCTACGCCCCTCGGTGCCGTGATCGATGGGATCACGGACAAGTTGTTTGTTGCGAGTGTCGTCGCGTCGCTCTACTTCGAGCAGACCTTGAGCGGGCTCGGCGTGGTGCTCCTGGGCATGCGCGAGCTGGGTGAGGCACCGCTAGTATTGTGGTGGACACTCAGTCAGCGACGGCGCAAGGCCAAAGCCGAAGCCCCAATGGCAAACGCCCTGGGCAAGTTGGCCACGGTGCTGCAGTTCATCAGCGTCGCGGCGGTACTTTTGGCACCGACCTATGGGACCGGGTTGCTGTGGTTGACGGGTGCGGCAGGAATGGTCGCCGCCGTCGGCTACTGGCGGCGCGAGTTGGTCGTAGTGGGCTAAGGCCCGGGCCGCAGGAGCGATGTTGGGGGTGCGAGAGCCGCTAGCCGGACTTGGTGGGTCGAGAGATGCCGTAAGCTTCGATGCGCGCGATCAGGGTGCGACGCGAGATCCCTAGCAGCTTCGCGGCTCGTGACTGGTTACCGGCGCAAGCGTCAAGCGCTTCTACGATGCGCTGGCGCTCGAACTCCTGCAACTGCGCCCGCAGATCGCCTTCGGGCGCAGCCTCCGTGACCGCCGACGGCGCTGGCGCCGATGGCGCAGGAACGGACACCTCCGCGGCCTCCAAAACCAAGTGTTCGGGTTGCACCACACCTCCGCGCGCCAACAGGACTGCCCGGTGCATCGTGTTCTTCAATTCACGCACGTTGCCAAGCCAGGGGTGCGATTCGAGCGCGGCTTCGGCGGACGAAGATAGCCGAGGCTCCGCGGTCGTTCCCATGGACCGCGCCGCTTCAGCTGCAAATTTCCGGGCGAGCGGCAGTATTTCCTGCTTTCGTTCGCGCAGCGGCGGAATGCGCAGGGTGATGCCGTTCAAGCGATGGTAGAGATCGGGACGAAAGTTCCCACTCCGCGTTGCGCGCGCCAGCTCGCTGTTCGTCGCCGCCACGAAGCGCACGTCCACCTGTACGGGTCGCCGCCCACCGACTCGATAGAATGAGCGATCTTCGATGGCGCGCAGCAGCTTTGCCTGCGCGTCCGCCGGCATTTCGCCGAGCTCGTCCAAGAACAGCGTGCCCCCGGAGGCCTCGTCCAGCAGGCCTCGCTTGGCCGCGACCGCGCCCGTGAACGCTCCCTTTTCGTGACCGAAGAGTTCCGCCTCGAACAAAGACAAGGGCAGCGCCGCGCAGTTTAGGCGCACGAGCGGAGCGCCGTGCCGCTTCGAGCACGCGTGGACTGCCGAGGCAATGACTTCCTTTCCCGTTCCAGTCTCGCCCACGATCAGTACCGACAGATCCGAGGGAGCCACATTCTCCACCAACTCGTAGACCTTGCGCATCGCCGGGTCCACGACGATGGGGGCTTCGTGGCTCGGCGCCAGGCTGCTCGGTGCAGCGTGCGGACCATGGGATAGCACCAGAGTGTAGGGCCCCACTTCTATCACTTCGCCGAGACAGAGCTCGACGACGTCTTCCACGCTTCGCCCGGCGACGCGCGTACCGTTCTTGCTGCCGAGATCGCGCAGTCGAACAGGCGACCCCAACTCGAGGCGGACGTGCTGTTTCGAAATCGCTGGATGCGGCAAGACCACCTCGCAACTCTCGTCACGCCCGATGACGGCGGCGCGATCGGGAGCCAGCACGACCTGGCGTAGGGCGCCATCCCCGGCAACCAACAGCGCCCAAACCGCAGGACCTTGCTGGGTCGAACCGAGAAGCGTGGTGTCGTCGCCTGACACGTTGTTCACTCTATGCCAGCGTGATAGCGCGTTCCACCGCTCGCGTCAGAAGCGCCCTGCCACGCCTGCCCGAAACGCCGACTGGTCGTCGCCCGCCGCCCAAAGCAACAGTCCGCCGCCGCCGACGAGCGCGACAGAACCGATGATTCCGCTGAGGGTCGCGAGATTGGCGGCGTCCTTGGCCTCGGAATAGCGCTCCAACCCGGTCTCGTCGCACCCGCTGCTCGAGCAATGGTCGTCACTCTCGCTCTTCAGGGAAAGTGCGCGAGCAGTCAGGTAGGCGCTTGCGCCAATACCGACGACGCCTAGGCCGATGCTCACGTAGCCGAGGGGCTTGCGCGGGTCACCGCCGCTCCGCTCCTGGCGCGATTCCTTGGCGGAGGTGTGCGTCACGGACGATGCCGGGACAGCACCCGTTGATGCGATGGGAAGCGTCACGGGGACCGCATGCTCACCCGGCGAGTTCGGCAACTGGAACGTCGACCGTCGCACGCCCCGCCGCGTGCGGATCGTCAGCGTGTGCGCGCCGGGATCGAGGGGCAGTCGGGAGCGCCAGGCCACCGGTCCCAACCTGCGACCGTCGAGTTCCACAGCAGTAACCGTGTCGCCATCGGGAAGCTGCAACCGAGCATAGCTGAGCCGTGGTTCGAGCTCACGGACGCGCTGCTCCGCAAAGGCAGCGCGGCTGCTCTGCCCCTGCACCCGTGACTTCTCTGCGAGTTCTCGGAATTCCGCCCAAGCGCTGGCGACCCGACCGACCTGGGCGTGGCATTCGGCCAAGTTGAGCAAGGTGCCGAGCGCGGGATCGAGTCGTTGGCTCTCGGCAAACTTGTCACAGGCTGCTTCCGCACGATCTTGCTCCATCAGCTCCCTCGCCTCCTGGAAAAGCGATTCGGCCAAAGCCTTGTCAGCTGCATCGGCGTATGCCACACGCGCCGGCAGCAGCACGCACAGCGCGGCAATCGACAATCCACGAACATTCACGGGGACCGAAGACCCTAGCATGACGCCGCGTCAGTGGCGGTCGCCGAAGCGCGGATCCAGCGGCTTTGGCCCAGACATCTTCGGCTTGGGACTCCGCTTGCTGGGCGCAAGCGTCGGCGCTCGTGCCGCAGCAGTAGCGGGAACCGCGGCGGGCTTCGTACTGGAAGCGCCGAGGGCCGGTGTCGCTTCATCTCGTGCGCGCACCAGCGGTAGAACCACACCGTGGGTAAGACCGGCCTCGAGCGCAGGTGCGTCGACGCGGTCGGGGCGCGGCCAAATCGCCAGCGTCAGCAGTCCAGCTCCGACAACGACCAGTGCCGCGAGAATGGCCCGGCCTCGCATCTTGGGTTCGGCGCTTGCTGGCGCTGACAGCTCCGTGGCGATCACCAGCGGTCGAGCCTTAGGCAACATGGCCAATACTTCTTCCGCGCTGGCGGCGCGTTCTGCCGGGTCTCGAACCAGACAGCGGCACAACGCAAGATTGACCTCCAGCGGCAGGGTTCGGTCGAGCGTCACCGGCTCCTCGATGGGTTCGTTGCCCAAGACCTTCGCCACCATCTCGGGTCCGCTGGATGCCATGAGGGGCGCGCGTCCCGTGAACAACTGGTACATCACGACGCCCGCCGACCACAGGTCAGCGCGTGCGTCGACTCGCGCCGAATGCCGAATCTGCTCGGGACTCATGTATCGCAGGGTACCGACCACCTCCCCGCCAGCCGTCAATGAAGGATCCCCCGCTGCTTCCAGGTCGTCCTTCATGCGCTTGGCTATGCCAAAATCGATGATCTTCAAGATCTCGGAACCGTCTCGCTGGCGGCACAAGAACAAGTTGGACGGCTTGAGGTCACGATGCACCACGCCGCTGGCGTGAATGGCCGACAAGCCGCTGAGGAGCTGCGTCGAAAGGCTCAGCGCTTCGTCCACGGGCACAGACCCCGCCTTCATCCGCTTGGCCAGAGTGCGTCCGACCAGGAGCTCCATCACCAGGTAGGGCGTGCCATCGCCGGAGAAGCCATAGTCCAGCACCCGGGCGACATGAGGGGAATCCAGCTTCGCCGCCAGACGAGCTTCGCGCAAGAAGCGCTTTCGCGTCGTCTCGGAAGCACCGCCGTGCAACAACTTGACCGCCACTTCGTGGCCGAGGTGTTTGTGCGTCGCCAAGAGAACGACGCCCATTCCGCCTGACGCCAAGATCCGTTCGAGCTTGTACTTGGCCTCGAAGGTGTCCCCCGGGCTGAATCCCGCCGACTCTTCGACGCTGGTTCCTGGGAAGCTCGAGGTGTCGTCGCTCATGGCTCGTTCGCGAGGTCGTAGTGCATCTTGACCGTCGCGGCGCCCAGCGCTTTGTCATAGATCGCCAGTTCGTCGATCGCGCCCGCGAAATACCCCCAATTGGTGGCGGCGCCGATCACCAGTGCGCCGCTGGTGTTCGGTAGCGGTCGCGTGTCCGGCGCGTCCTTGGGCGCGAGGGCGCCGTTCACGTAGAGTTTGACCCGATTGCCGTCATAGACCCCCACCAAGTACATCCACACGTCTTCTTGGGGGGTCGCCCGGGCGGGGAAGAAACCGTCATCCACGATGCGCGTAAACGTGAAGCTGTTCGTGTTGTCGATACTCAGGTTGTAGCCCTGCTGCCCGTTCGCGGTGCTGTCGCCCTTGTGTAGGATCTGATGGTAGTCCGGGCCGCTGAGCGGTTTGGTATCCCGCCACTTGATCCAAACCTCGATGGACATGGGTTGAACGCCATCGAAGTCGAAGACGTCGCCGATGGTGGCTTTGCCTGAAGTGCCATCGAACTCCGCAGCGCTCCCGAGCTTTCCCGCGACCGCGCGCGTGATCTTGCCGGATGGCACTGCCGCAGGGCCGCCCGCAACCTCGTTTTCGAATTCGCCCGCCGCTTCTTCCATGCGATAGTAAGCGACGGCCCCGTCCTTCAGCACTCGCGCAGCGTAAGCCTCCGCGGTCGCTCCGCTCGCGCCTGCCCCACCGTCGATGCTCGAGCTGCCGCCCGCGCCACCGTCCGCAGCTAGCTCTCGATCTTCGTCGAGACCCAGGATGGTGACGCACCCGGTGGCGAGCATCACCGAGAGTAGTGGCAGCGGCCGGATCGACATGCGCACATCTCATCGTAGTGGACCCGTGCTCCCAATGCATGTGTTCGGGGCAGCGCGTTGGAAGCCGAGAATTGCGCAATGTGTGCAAGCCTCGGACACCCACAGGCGCCTCCAACCGCGAAAAGCCTACATTTGCGGCACGGCACGGACCCTGCAGAGCCCCGCGGCATGAAGCGTGTGGCGTTGGGTTTGAGTTTGGTTCTGCTGGTTGGCTGTGGCTCCGATGATTCCGGTGGCTCCGGAGGGGCCGCGGGCGCGGGCGCGTCGGGTGGTAGCGGGGCCAGCGGCGGAGGTGCAGCGGCCGGCAGCGGAGGCGGTGGCGCGGGAACTTCAGGCAGTGCTGGGGGTGGCGCAGGCGGACTAGCGGGCTCCGCTGGGAACGCCGGCACTGCAGGCGGTAGCGGAAATGGCGGAACCAGCGGCGGCGGTTCCGGTGGCCAGGGAAGTGGTGGAACTGGCGCTGGCGGAACCGGCGGCAGCGGAACCGGTGGCGGGTCCGGCTTCGTCCCGGCATACCCCGGCCAGGCAGCGCCGGGTATGTTGCTGTGGGGCGCTGCAGTGCAGGGCAACGCGGATCCTGCGTCGCGACACGAAATCCCCGCCGGCCACGTGCTTACCGTACATCGCACCTTCTTCCAGTGGGCGCAGCGTACGACGTCGATGATCACCATGGCCAAAGGCGACATTCAGAACAAGCGCGTGCCGTGGGTCTCCGTCAAGACGCCATCCTGGGATGCCATGGGCAAGGGACAGCACGACGCGGAAATCGACCAAATGCTGAAAGCCTTGGATGCCATCCAGGGGCCGATTTGGCTCACGATACACCACGAGCCCGAGGGTGGAGGTGCGAGCGGCAACACGCCCGACGACCCAGCAGGACCGGCCGGGCATGTCGCCATGAACAAACGCGTCCGTGAGCGCATGACCGCGCTCAAGGTCGACAACATCGCTCTCGCTCCGATTCTCATGTCCTACACGTGGAATCCCGCCTCGGGCCGCAACCCCGACGCTTGGTACGCACCCGAGATCTACGACTTCGTGGGCATCGACCACTATCGTGATGCGGAGGCGTCCCTGTTGACCAACGTGTGGGCAACGGTGCGCACTTGGGCAAGCAAGAGGCAGATGGACATCGCGATTGGAGAATGGGGTGTGCGCGGAACGAATCAGGCCGCAGGCCAGCGCGTCCACGAGTGGTACGACCACGCTGCAGGGTCCAACAAGGATGGCAAAGGGGCACGCGTGGTCGGGTTGGCCGCCTTCGACTCGGGCCTCAATTCACCATCGGGGTCCTGGGAGCTGACCGGGGAGCAACTGAAGGCGTTTCAGGCGCTGCTGAACGATCCTCGCACGGCAACCGTCGTACCTTGAGGTGGCGACGCGCCGCCTCGAATTTGTTCGGGTGCCCTCACCTCATGCGTCCTCTGTACGGCGGGTGCGGGACTCGGCTAGCATCCTCCGATCATGGCTGCTCGATTCGCCAACGCTTCTCAGTCGACGACGCTTTCGGCATCGGCGAGCGTCTTGCTCGCGCTCCTTGCCTGCAAGCAGGGCGACGACACCCAGCGCGCGACGCCAACGGTCAATCCACCTGCCGCTGCGGAACCGGCGGTCACCCCCACTCCGCAGGCCGTCGCCCCAACTCCCGAGCCTGTCGCGGCGCCCACGGCGGAACCGACCCCGCCGCCGGAAGAACGACCAGTACCGACCGAGGCGTCAGGACGCCCCGTGAAGCTCAGCTCGGAAGAAATCTCCGAGTGCCTGAAGCAAGTGATGCACGGACACGTCGCCATCCCCGAACAGTCCTTCAAGTTGACGGTAGCGGGCTTGGGGGAGATCAGCGTGCTCTCGAGCATGTCGCCGAACCAACGCGAGCACGTGTTCCACGTCTACGACAGCAACGGCAAGCGCATCCAGAGCCTGCTGAACAAGAACGCCGCCTCCTGGAACGCGATGAAACTGCTGGCGGTGATGTTCCCTGACGTCGACGGAGACGGCAACCAAGACTTCGTGACTTTGGCGAGCTACACCCCACCCGCCGGCGTGCAGCGCGAGTTCAACGCCGCTGGCGTGTTCGTGCGCCCCGGTGGGGGTCGCTTCGTCTTCGATGCGAGCCGCTCGGAGCGTGCCAGCCGAGGCAATCCGACGTCGATCGCCGCGGCAGCGCGGGCCGCGCGCTAGGCTCGACGGAAGCACGCGCGAGTCGGTCACGAATCCGACCTCCGCAACCACTCCTCGGGCATGACCGCAGCGCCGAGGTCGAGGGTTCATGTCGCGCAGGCTCGGTGTAAGGTCCATCCGCAGGCGAGCGTTTGTGCCCTGCAACCGATCCGAGAAGGTCTCCGATGCGTCACATCTCCCTGCTGAAGCACGTCATGTTCGGCGCCGGCGTACTACTGCTGTCCACCGCCTGTGCCAACAAACAGCCCGCCAAGTCCACCCACCCGGGCCCGGTCAGCGAGCGGGATTCGAGCGCCAAGGGGCGCGAGAAGATCGCCATCACCGTCTACAATCAGAACTTCGGGCTGGTGCGGGAGATCCGCAGCGTGGGGTTGGCACGAGGCAGGGTATCCCTCGCC
The nucleotide sequence above comes from Polyangiaceae bacterium. Encoded proteins:
- a CDS encoding sigma-70 family RNA polymerase sigma factor; translated protein: MTAVARAVTAAAPTSDRIAELFRQHYAWVWRLIRRLGVDPGQVDDVAQQVFLIANDKLPQIEPGRERAFLAAVAQRTSANARRGLGRRKDTADESEIARSSSDGTPEQLLDWKQRRATLDTWLDALPESLRTPFVLFELEGHSLQEIAEILEQPVGTVKTRLRRARALFVEAAGLAQGGGEP
- a CDS encoding tetratricopeptide repeat protein; amino-acid sequence: MTQELEPLFRSHPDASLRDVLESARNDGPSTEQLRSAAVALGIGATTVAAGAVATQSIAPAAKSGLTLIVLKWFGSGVIAGLVTAGSVSYVVGTGNDTAVSATQRPAPESEKPARAAAPAPTVVTPTTLATASADPAKVVAAPAGMEANEGAPLAAPSAEAVAAFADPAAQLRAETALLDQVRSALSSGAGSRALDLLDEYRQRFASPRLGPEATMLRARALIAAGRNAEARSFVQALLKRSPTHPHAQRLRHLVGLAPTPARNGVELSAGSTIPTSSATPASQAAPPTASF
- the pgi gene encoding glucose-6-phosphate isomerase, which produces MSAFTDSLAFRALLSHQTELAKVPLRELFAQDPKRFEKFSAQLGTLLFDYSKHRVTEHTLELLRALAEQQGVETARQRMFAGEKINSTEGRAVLHVALRNMSERPMLVDGHDVMPQVRAVRARMRRFVTQLHDGTWRGASGRRIRHVVNIGIGGSDLGPMMVSEALRPYHRPDIDVRFVSNVDATHLLEALRGLDLDETLFCVASKTFTTQETLTNAHSARHLLVEALGEDAVAKHFVALSTNTEAVRAFGIDPDNMFEFWDWVGGRFSLWSAIGLPIACAIGSDAFEQLLQGAHEADLHFESAPLERNIPVLMALLGVWYGNFWGATAHAILPYDQYLHRFAAYFQQGDMESNGKRVTRDGQPIEDYTTGPIVFGEPGTNGQHAFYQLIHQGTRLVPADFIAPVHSHNPLPPHHDILLSNFFAQTEALMRGKTRARAEAELKAQGLPDAEVQALATHRVFPGDRPTSSFLLDRVSPRTLGALIALYEHKIFVQGVIWNINSFDQWGVELGKQLAKAILPELAGDEPVTSHDASTNGLINHFKRVRAEG
- a CDS encoding CDP-alcohol phosphatidyltransferase family protein; translated protein: MGQYRARDLLLPPSWVSLLRVPLAIAFPWAVAQPPLALGIVALAAISDVLDGYLARRLGQATPLGAVIDGITDKLFVASVVASLYFEQTLSGLGVVLLGMRELGEAPLVLWWTLSQRRRKAKAEAPMANALGKLATVLQFISVAAVLLAPTYGTGLLWLTGAAGMVAAVGYWRRELVVVG
- a CDS encoding sigma 54-interacting transcriptional regulator, translated to MNNVSGDDTTLLGSTQQGPAVWALLVAGDGALRQVVLAPDRAAVIGRDESCEVVLPHPAISKQHVRLELGSPVRLRDLGSKNGTRVAGRSVEDVVELCLGEVIEVGPYTLVLSHGPHAAPSSLAPSHEAPIVVDPAMRKVYELVENVAPSDLSVLIVGETGTGKEVIASAVHACSKRHGAPLVRLNCAALPLSLFEAELFGHEKGAFTGAVAAKRGLLDEASGGTLFLDELGEMPADAQAKLLRAIEDRSFYRVGGRRPVQVDVRFVAATNSELARATRSGNFRPDLYHRLNGITLRIPPLRERKQEILPLARKFAAEAARSMGTTAEPRLSSSAEAALESHPWLGNVRELKNTMHRAVLLARGGVVQPEHLVLEAAEVSVPAPSAPAPSAVTEAAPEGDLRAQLQEFERQRIVEALDACAGNQSRAAKLLGISRRTLIARIEAYGISRPTKSG
- a CDS encoding serine/threonine-protein kinase, with product MSDDTSSFPGTSVEESAGFSPGDTFEAKYKLERILASGGMGVVLLATHKHLGHEVAVKLLHGGASETTRKRFLREARLAAKLDSPHVARVLDYGFSGDGTPYLVMELLVGRTLAKRMKAGSVPVDEALSLSTQLLSGLSAIHASGVVHRDLKPSNLFLCRQRDGSEILKIIDFGIAKRMKDDLEAAGDPSLTAGGEVVGTLRYMSPEQIRHSARVDARADLWSAGVVMYQLFTGRAPLMASSGPEMVAKVLGNEPIEEPVTLDRTLPLEVNLALCRCLVRDPAERAASAEEVLAMLPKARPLVIATELSAPASAEPKMRGRAILAALVVVGAGLLTLAIWPRPDRVDAPALEAGLTHGVVLPLVRARDEATPALGASSTKPAAVPATAAARAPTLAPSKRSPKPKMSGPKPLDPRFGDRH
- a CDS encoding LamG domain-containing protein, coding for MSIRPLPLLSVMLATGCVTILGLDEDRELAADGGAGGSSSIDGGAGASGATAEAYAARVLKDGAVAYYRMEEAAGEFENEVAGGPAAVPSGKITRAVAGKLGSAAEFDGTSGKATIGDVFDFDGVQPMSIEVWIKWRDTKPLSGPDYHQILHKGDSTANGQQGYNLSIDNTNSFTFTRIVDDGFFPARATPQEDVWMYLVGVYDGNRVKLYVNGALAPKDAPDTRPLPNTSGALVIGAATNWGYFAGAIDELAIYDKALGAATVKMHYDLANEP